A genome region from Etheostoma cragini isolate CJK2018 chromosome 4, CSU_Ecrag_1.0, whole genome shotgun sequence includes the following:
- the prickle2b gene encoding prickle-like protein 2b isoform X2, whose translation MPVEMEKTVTKLMYDFQRNSTSDDDSGCALEEYAWVPPGLKPEQVHQYYSSLPEDKVPYVNSPGEKYRIKQLLQQLPPHDNEVRYCNGLDDEEKRELKLFSNQRKRENLGRGNVRLFPVTMTGAICEQCGGQINGGDIAVFASRAGHSVCWHPACFVCSMCNELLVDLIYFYQDGKIYCGRHHAERLKPRCTACDEIILADECTEAEGRHWHMKHFCCFECDTVLGGQRYIMKEGRPYCCSCFESLYAEYCDSCGEHIGIDQGQMTYDGQHWHATEGCFCCACCKRSLLGRPFLPKQGQIFCSRSCSLGEEPNGSDSSDSAFQSARSTRESRRSSKASKSGGGGGGGGVQTERFSGEVDPLSLQMDLLSLSSQTHSLTREPPAWQSQEQTGDGYNYESQSDPTANPTPLQLLSQCNVRTAYNPTCSGQNNQQQDHRIKENSGLKRPPISAMKGHSLNEMWFQQPAPEEYYPPKLRTQKSFTEVSHCSQHHNGFSSDKRSISLHGFQRDRDREVGPPAATQVARSRNPINALNFTEQLTPLEQTPRGSMESLALSNATGNSADGGGKRQEHLSRFSMPDLSKDSGMNVSEKSNMGTLNSSVQYRSSESIHNLSGSQPYMEMDPHRSSQYQVQYCNPPGMGVGMGTTHLPPGFTFQEEDRVSLVSSANAARLPPISERRVGGVGGGRGASIRIDSPEDTPQRRRHHHRSRRSRRSRSENALNLVADRRVRPQERSQLRVCEDYDRLPQRRSTRDQFGLGGGGGRYQPQPFRPCPRTTSDLTLQNPGASRRTCLNQYSWDDYDDDGWCSTCSSSSESEDEGYFLGEPIPRPIQLRYLSNQELVHKYNTGIGGPNRSGQLHTRKRRKSKNCIIS comes from the exons GTTCACCAGTACTACAGCTCCCTGCCCGAGGACAAGGTGCCCTATGTGAACAGCCCAGGAGAGAAATACCGAATCAAACAGCTGCTCCAGCAGCTCCCACCCCACGACAATGAG GTACGGTACTGTAACGGGTTGGACGATGAGGAGAAGCGAGAACTAAAGCTCTTCAGTAACCAACGAAAACGGGAGAACCTGGGCCGCGGCAACGTCCGGCTGTTCCCCGTGACGATGACGGGGGCAATCTGCGAACAG TGCGGAGGCCAGATAAATGGCGGAGACATTGCTGTATTTGCGTCACGCGCAGGTCACAGCGTGTGTTGGCATCCAGCCTGCTTCGTGTGCAGCATGTGCAATGAGCTTCTGGTGGACCTCATCTACTTCTACCAGGACGGGAAGATCTACTGCGGCCGGCACCACGCCGAGAGGCTGAAGCCACGCTGCACCGCCTGCGATGAG ATCATCCTTGCGGATGAGTGCACTGAGGCAGAGGGGCGTCACTGGCACATGAAGCACTTCTGCTGTTTCGAGTGTGATACTGTGCTGGGGGGCCAGCGCTACATCATGAAGGAGGGGCGGCCGTACTGCTGCTCTTGCTTCGAGTCCCTCTACGCAGAGTACTGCGACTCCTGCGGGGAACATATTG GCATAGACCAAGGCCAGATGACGTATGATGGGCAGCACTGGCACGCCACAGAGGGCTGCTTTTGCTGCGCCTGCTGTAAACGCTCTCTGCTGGGTCGGCCTTTCCTGCCCAAGCAGGGCCAAATCTTCTGTTCACGCTCCTGCAGCTTGGGGGAGGAGCCCAATGGCTCTGACTCCTCTGATTCAGCCTTCCAAAGCGCTCGCTCGACCAGAGAGTCCAGACGCAGCTCCAAGGCAAGCaagagtggaggaggaggaggagggggtggagtTCAGACTGAAAGATTTTCAGGGGAGGTGGACCCACTTTCTTTACAAATGGATCTTCTGAGTCTATCCAGCCAAACACACAGTTTGACACGCGAGCCACCTGCCTGGCAGAGCCAAGAGCAAACAGGTGATGGCTATAATTATGAATCCCAGTCTGATCCAACTGCCAACCCCACCCCTCTCCAGCTTCTTAGCCAGTGCAATGTAAGGACGGCTTATAACCCCACCTGCTCTGGACAGAATAATCAACAGCAAGATCACAGGATCAAGGAGAATAGCGGTTTAAAGAGACCACCCATCTCAGCCATGAAGGGCCACTCTCTGAATGAGATGTGGTTCCAACAGCCAGCTCCAGAGGAGTACTATCCACCCAAACTGCGGACCCAAAAGAGCTTCACAGAAGTGTCCCATTGTTCCCAGCACCACAATGGCTTCTCCTCTGACAAGCGCTCCATCAGTTTACACGGCTTTCAgagggacagggacagagaggtgGGGCCTCCAGCAGCAACCCAGGTGGCAAGAAGCAGGAACCCCATCAATGCACTTAACTTCACAGAGCAACTGACCCCTCTGGAGCAGACCCCAAGAGGATCCATGGAGTCCTTGGCCCTCTCAAATGCAACAG GCAActcagcagatggaggaggAAAGCGCCAGGAGCACCTTTCTCGTTTCTCGATGCCGGACCTGAGCAAAGACTCTGGAATGAATGTGTCAGAGAAAAGTAACATGGGCACCCTCAACTCCTCTGTGCAGTATCGTAGCTCTGAGTCAATTCACAACCTCAGCGGCAGTCAACCCTACATGGAAATGGATCCTCACAGGTCCTCCCAATACCAGGTGCAATACTGTAACCCCCCTGGCATGGGTGTGGGTATGGGTACGACTCATTTACCGCCTGGCTTCACCTTCCAAGAAGAGGATAGGGTAAGTTTGGTAAGCAGCGCCAACGCTGCCCGCCTGCCACCCATTAGTGAGCGCAGGGTGGGTGGAGtcggaggtggaaggggagcaAGTATCCGGATAGATTCTCCGGAGGATACTCCTCAGAGGCGTCGGCACCACCACCGCTCCCGTAGATCCCGCCGGTCTCGTTCAGAAAACGCTCTCAACTTGGTGGCAGACCGAAGAGTCAGACCTCAAGAAAGATCCCAGCTGCGTGTCTGTGAGGATTACGACCGTTTACCGCAGCGAAGGAGCACCAGGGACCAGTTTGGActaggaggaggagggggaagatACCAGCCCCAACCCTTCAGGCCATGTCCCAGAACCACTTCAGACCTTACTCTTCAGAACCCTGGGGCCAGCCGGCGCACTTGCTTGAACCAATACTCTTGGGATGATTACGATGACGATGGCTGGTGCTCTACCTGCTCTTCATCCTCCGAATCCGAGGATGAAGGTTATTTTTTGGGTGAGCCAATCCCCAGACCCATCCAGCTGCGCTACCTCAGCAACCAGGAGCTCGTCCATAAGTACAACACGGGGATCGGAGGACCCAACCGCAGTGGGCAGTtacacacacgcaaacgcaGAAAAAGCAAGAACTGCATTATCTCTTAA
- the slc2a9l1 gene encoding solute carrier family 2 member 9, like 1 yields the protein METLLQQLTRGNALFLIIILGIGGTFQNGYHSTGLSSPSPYIRRFINNSWYDRYKATPPPQTITMIWSLIVSMYAVGGLFGALSVKLISDILGRKKVMICNSYIAIVAAGIMLTSKNAKSYEMIIVARILYGYSAGLGGSVHLMYLGEISPRKIRGTVTLTSAIFVSLGKLFGQICGLSEILGREELWNIVLCVPAFFSVVQVIALPFLPDAPRYLFIEKGDEKACVKALQSLWGQGDYKEEMEEMSAEQAAVEAAPPKSPVQLLRDRTVRWQLLTMSIIYCCNQLSGITAITTFSFDIFLEAGVPRDKIRYVTLGLGISEIITYITCGLLIEHTGRRPLIWGGFGFMSACWVLVTVMLNLKDSSHWVPYISATLIILASIFYSGGPGGATHSVYNEIFIQSNRLAAFVLIGTQRWLFNAVVGLVFPFLIDSSYCFVLFACVCLLASLYTFFLLPETKGKTLLEISEEFKAITVCGKSFLKKKRVETKL from the exons ATGGAAACTTTGCTACAACAGCTG ACCCGTGGTAATGCTCTGTTCCTCATCATTATTTTGGGAATTGGAGGAACCTTTCAAAATGGCTACCACAGTACTGGATTGAGTTCTCCCTCACCG tacatCCGGCGCTTCATCAACAACAGCTGGTATGACAGATACAAAGCGACTCCACCACCTCAGACGATCACGATGATCTGGTCCCTTATTGTTTCTATGTATGCTGTCGGAGGACTCTTTGGTGCTCTCAGTGTCAAATTGATCTCCGACATCCTGGGAAG AAAAAAGGTGATGATCTGCAACAGCTACATTGCCATTGTTGCAGCAGGGATCATGCTGACAAGTAAAAATGCCAAATCATATGAAATGATTATCGTGGCAAGGATCCTGTATGGCTACTCGGCAG GTTTGGGAGGCAGCGTTCATCTAATGTACCTAGGAGAGATTTCTCCCAGAAAGATAAGAGGGACTGTGACTCTGACCTCAGCAATCTTTGTGTCACTTGGTAAACTGTTTGGACAGATTTGTGGACTGAG TGAGATACTTGGTCGTGAAGAGCTGTGGAACATCGTACTCTGTGTCCCTGCATTTTTTTCAGTGGTTCAGGTCATAGCATTGCCTTTTCTCCCTGATGCTCCCAGATACTTATTCATAGAGAAAGGTGATGAAAAGGCTTGTGTAAAAG CTCTCCAGAGTCTTTGGGGCCAAGGTGACTACAAAGAGGAGATGGAAGAGATGTCGGCTGAGCAGGCGGCCGTTGAGGCAGCCCCACCAAAAAGCCCTGTGCAGCTGCTGAGGGACAGGACTGTCCGATGGCAGCTTCTCACCATGTCCATCATCTACTGCTGCAACCAGCTGTCGGGCATAACTGCA ATTACTACCTTCTCTTTTGACATCTTCTTGGAGGCAGGTGTACCGAGAGACAAGATTCGTTATGTAACTCTTGGTCTTGGAATATCTGAAATCATCACCTACATCACCTGT GGGCTGCTGATTGAGCACACAGGGAGGAGGCCGTTGATCTGGGGGGGGTTTGGTTTCATGTCTGCTTGCTGGGTGTTGGTCACTGTCATGCTCAACCTGAAG GATTCCAGCCACTGGGTTCCATACATTTCCGCTACTTTGATCATCCTCGCCTCCATCTTCTATAGCGGAGGACCAG GGGGAGCCACACATTCTGTCTACAATGAGATCTTCATCCAGTCCAATCGACTGGCAGCGTTTGTCCTCATTGGAACCCAGCGCTGGCTGTTTAACGCTGTTGTGGGCCTAGTCTTTCCATTCCTTATT GATAGCTCATACTGCTTTGTGCTGTTCGCCTGTGTATGCCTGTTGGCTAGTCTTTACACCTTCTTCCTCTTGCCTGAGACTAAAGGGAAAACCCTGCTGGAGATCTCAGAAGAGTTTAAAGCCATCACTGTCTGTGGGAAATCcttcttaaagaaaaagagagtggaGACCAAGTTATGA